From a single Alkalihalophilus pseudofirmus genomic region:
- a CDS encoding cell division protein SepF, whose translation MGMKKKFKRFFELEDDVREYEEVVEEASEDEIEPTPQRGKKSSDKQQAANVVSLQSVQKGAKVILVEPRTYDEAQEIADHLKSRKAVIINLQRVSHDQAKRVVDFLSGTVYAIGGDIQKLGQNIFLCTPDNVDVSGTITEMMQDQFDR comes from the coding sequence ATGGGGATGAAAAAGAAATTTAAGCGATTTTTTGAATTAGAAGATGACGTAAGGGAATATGAAGAGGTTGTCGAAGAAGCTTCAGAAGATGAAATAGAGCCCACTCCCCAAAGAGGGAAAAAAAGCAGTGATAAGCAGCAGGCAGCAAATGTTGTAAGTCTACAAAGCGTGCAAAAAGGGGCTAAAGTCATTTTAGTGGAACCTAGAACATATGATGAGGCACAGGAGATTGCCGACCATCTTAAAAGCCGCAAAGCCGTCATTATCAATTTACAACGCGTCTCCCATGACCAGGCAAAGCGGGTAGTCGATTTTTTGAGTGGGACAGTGTATGCTATTGGAGGAGACATTCAAAAGCTAGGTCAAAATATTTTCTTGTGTACACCTGATAATGTAGATGTTTCAGGAACCATTACAGAAATGATGCAAGATCAGTTTGATCGTTAA
- a CDS encoding YggS family pyridoxal phosphate-dependent enzyme has protein sequence MSVKENFDKIQSEIASICERIGRDPASINVVAVTKYVSNERAKEAIDAGVVHLGENRAEGLAMKQEDIQEQVSWHFIGSLQSKKVKKVAPHISYLHSLDRVSLAKELDKRLDRELACFVQVNVSKEESKAGLDIEEVDEFIQELAAYPSLKIIGLMTMAPFVNDPEETRPIFKALKKLQLDIQAKNYSHAPCTELSMGMSNDYQVAIEEGATFIRIGTSLVGNEKKEGN, from the coding sequence ATGTCAGTCAAGGAGAATTTTGACAAAATACAAAGTGAAATAGCGTCTATTTGTGAGCGGATCGGTAGAGATCCTGCCTCGATAAATGTGGTTGCAGTGACCAAATATGTCAGCAACGAGCGAGCAAAAGAGGCGATTGATGCAGGCGTTGTTCATTTAGGGGAAAATAGAGCGGAAGGATTAGCTATGAAACAAGAAGACATTCAAGAACAGGTTTCTTGGCATTTTATAGGCTCCCTCCAGTCAAAAAAAGTAAAAAAAGTAGCCCCTCATATTTCTTATCTGCACTCTCTTGATCGGGTGTCGCTTGCTAAAGAATTGGACAAGCGTTTAGATAGGGAACTGGCATGTTTTGTTCAAGTAAATGTCTCAAAAGAAGAGTCGAAAGCAGGTCTTGATATAGAGGAAGTAGATGAGTTTATACAAGAGTTAGCAGCGTACCCTTCCTTGAAAATTATAGGTTTAATGACAATGGCGCCATTTGTCAATGATCCCGAAGAGACGAGACCAATCTTTAAGGCCTTAAAGAAACTTCAATTAGATATTCAGGCTAAAAACTATTCTCATGCTCCGTGTACAGAGCTGTCAATGGGAATGTCTAATGACTACCAAGTAGCTATTGAAGAAGGAGCCACCTTTATACGTATTGGTACATCACTTGTCGGCAATGAGAAAAAAGAAGGAAATTGA
- the pgeF gene encoding peptidoglycan editing factor PgeF, giving the protein MGEVFSEIHPECLAVEQWQNENSDLVAGITTRKGGLSEPPFNTLNMGFHVNDELDTVLKNRERFAEIISFPLSQWVGSEQVHGSTIQKVTKEDMGLGARTIQDAISAADGLYTKERGILLTSLYADCVPLLFFARNHRIIGVAHAGWKGTVQLIGPKMIEKWNNDEGVPLNDIQVAIAPCISKEAYEVDDFVINKVINALPYAEEKVVYTKKANGKYQLDLRLLNKHLLIEAGIEERNIYVSSICTAEDDRLYSYRAESGKTGRFMSYIGLR; this is encoded by the coding sequence ATGGGAGAGGTATTTAGTGAAATCCACCCAGAGTGTTTAGCAGTAGAACAATGGCAAAACGAAAACTCAGATCTTGTTGCTGGCATTACAACAAGAAAGGGCGGATTAAGCGAGCCGCCTTTTAATACCCTTAATATGGGGTTCCATGTGAATGATGAATTAGATACTGTATTAAAAAATCGTGAGAGATTTGCTGAAATTATTTCCTTTCCTTTGAGTCAATGGGTAGGTTCAGAACAGGTCCATGGTTCAACAATACAAAAAGTAACAAAAGAAGACATGGGTTTAGGAGCAAGAACAATACAGGATGCGATTTCTGCTGCAGATGGTTTGTATACCAAGGAGCGAGGAATCTTATTAACCAGCCTATATGCAGACTGTGTACCTTTGCTTTTCTTTGCAAGAAATCACAGAATAATTGGTGTCGCCCATGCAGGCTGGAAGGGAACTGTCCAATTAATTGGTCCTAAGATGATTGAGAAATGGAACAATGATGAAGGAGTTCCTCTTAATGATATTCAGGTGGCTATTGCACCTTGCATTAGTAAAGAGGCATACGAAGTTGATGATTTTGTCATTAATAAGGTGATTAATGCACTACCCTATGCTGAAGAAAAAGTAGTTTACACAAAAAAGGCAAATGGAAAATATCAATTAGATTTAAGGTTATTAAATAAGCATTTATTAATTGAAGCTGGCATCGAAGAACGAAATATTTATGTTTCTTCTATTTGTACAGCTGAAGATGACAGACTCTATTCATACCGGGCTGAATCAGGTAAAACAGGCAGATTTATGAGTTATATCGGCCTTAGGTAA
- a CDS encoding YlmC/YmxH family sporulation protein, with product MMKISDLQAKDIVNMENGKRLGHLTDLDINLQTGEIEAMVINGSGKMMGLFGREEQEVIIPWKNIIKIGSDVILVEVPEGFRRPFTNMSQQTTTRRR from the coding sequence ATGATGAAAATATCTGATCTGCAGGCAAAAGATATCGTTAACATGGAGAATGGAAAAAGGCTGGGTCACTTAACCGATTTAGATATTAATTTACAAACAGGTGAAATTGAAGCAATGGTAATTAACGGGTCGGGTAAGATGATGGGGCTTTTTGGCAGGGAAGAACAGGAAGTGATCATTCCATGGAAGAACATCATTAAAATTGGTTCCGATGTTATATTAGTTGAAGTACCTGAAGGGTTTAGACGGCCATTTACTAATATGAGCCAGCAAACGACAACAAGAAGGCGTTGA
- the sigG gene encoding RNA polymerase sporulation sigma factor SigG, with protein MTSSPALGGKELTRNKVEICGVDTSKLPVLKNTEMRELFTQLQSGDDSAREVLVNGNLRLVLSVIQRFNNRGEYVDDLFQVGCIGLMKSIDNFDLSQNVKFSTYAVPMIIGEIRRYLRDNNPIRVSRSLRDIAYKALQVRDQLMAEKKRENEPTVQEIAKVLDVPKEDVVFALDAIQDPVSLFEPIYNDGGDPIFVMDQISDERNKDVNWVEEIALKEAMIRLNDREKMILNMRFFQGKTQMEVADEIGISQAQVSRLEKAAIQQMNKHAQS; from the coding sequence TTGACATCATCTCCCGCGTTAGGAGGGAAAGAATTGACACGAAATAAAGTTGAAATCTGTGGGGTAGATACATCAAAGCTTCCAGTATTAAAAAACACCGAAATGCGCGAATTATTTACTCAGTTACAAAGTGGTGATGACAGTGCAAGAGAAGTGTTAGTTAATGGTAATTTACGTTTAGTGTTAAGCGTTATTCAACGATTCAACAATCGCGGGGAGTACGTCGATGATTTATTTCAAGTAGGTTGTATTGGGTTAATGAAATCAATTGACAACTTTGATTTAAGTCAAAATGTCAAATTTTCAACGTATGCAGTACCTATGATTATTGGTGAGATAAGAAGGTATCTGCGTGATAATAATCCAATACGAGTTTCAAGGTCTTTACGTGATATCGCTTATAAAGCGCTGCAGGTCAGAGATCAACTGATGGCTGAAAAAAAGCGTGAAAATGAGCCGACAGTACAAGAGATTGCAAAAGTTCTTGATGTGCCAAAAGAAGATGTGGTTTTTGCCCTTGATGCAATTCAAGACCCTGTCTCTTTGTTTGAACCGATTTACAATGATGGGGGAGACCCAATCTTTGTAATGGATCAAATAAGTGATGAGCGTAATAAGGATGTTAACTGGGTAGAAGAAATTGCATTAAAAGAAGCCATGATCCGCCTGAATGATCGAGAAAAAATGATTTTAAATATGCGCTTCTTCCAAGGGAAAACTCAAATGGAAGTCGCTGATGAAATTGGTATTTCACAAGCTCAAGTATCAAGGCTAGAAAAGGCCGCTATCCAACAAATGAATAAGCATGCTCAAAGTTAA
- the sigE gene encoding RNA polymerase sporulation sigma factor SigE, which yields MLKLKLRLLWYRIMHKLGMKPDEIYYIGGSEALPPPLSKEEEAVLLKKLPTGDKAVRSMLIERNLRLVVYIARKFENTGINIEDLISIGTIGLIKAVNTFNPEKKIKLATYASRCIENEILMYLRRNNKTRSEVSFDEPLNIDWDGNELLLSDVLGTEEDIITRGIEEKVDRKLLVKALHTLNEREKQIMELRFGLAGEEEKTQKDVADMLGISQSYISRLEKRIIKRLQKEFNKMV from the coding sequence TTGTTAAAACTTAAATTAAGGCTATTGTGGTATCGAATTATGCACAAGCTGGGAATGAAGCCAGATGAGATTTATTATATCGGGGGCAGTGAAGCCTTGCCCCCGCCGCTTTCTAAAGAAGAAGAAGCCGTATTGTTGAAGAAACTACCAACGGGTGACAAAGCCGTTCGATCGATGCTGATCGAGAGAAACCTGCGTCTTGTGGTGTATATAGCGAGGAAGTTTGAAAACACAGGAATCAATATAGAGGATCTAATCAGCATAGGAACCATCGGTCTCATAAAAGCGGTAAATACCTTTAATCCTGAAAAGAAAATTAAGCTCGCAACCTATGCTTCTCGTTGTATAGAAAATGAAATTCTGATGTATTTACGGAGAAACAATAAAACAAGGTCTGAAGTGTCCTTTGATGAGCCTCTTAACATCGATTGGGATGGCAACGAGTTATTGTTGTCAGATGTACTTGGAACAGAAGAGGATATTATTACGCGCGGAATTGAAGAAAAAGTAGATCGTAAATTATTAGTAAAAGCTCTTCATACGTTAAATGAACGTGAAAAGCAGATCATGGAGCTTCGTTTTGGACTTGCTGGGGAAGAAGAAAAAACACAGAAAGATGTGGCAGATATGCTTGGGATCTCTCAATCCTATATATCCCGTTTAGAAAAACGAATTATTAAACGACTACAAAAAGAGTTCAATAAAATGGTGTAA
- the spoIIGA gene encoding sigma-E processing peptidase SpoIIGA, which yields MTLYLDVIWFLNFCIDYLLIALTAIVLKRRFNRIRFIVGALFASLIVFLMFTPLGALFYQPWMKAIYSIFIILIAFGFKRWSYFFQGLLMFYFVTFMTGGGLFALHFFWQTEIDFLAAVSSPAQAGFGSGISWVFVVFGFPLVWYFSKARIETIEVKKIHYEQLAIVTIHLFGQSIKTQGLIDSGNKLHDPITRVPVMIIETTCLEETFGQDVISAISTLDVFNDSGSKLSDEWMKRTKIIPYKVIGQSNPFLTAIKPDSVSIEHDGQVYHSNQVLIGLQEESLSPDQAYQCIIHPALVRQPSISPVAN from the coding sequence ATGACTCTTTATCTTGATGTAATCTGGTTTCTTAATTTTTGTATTGATTATTTATTAATTGCTCTCACAGCCATTGTACTAAAGAGACGATTTAACCGAATCCGCTTTATAGTTGGCGCGCTTTTTGCATCTTTGATTGTTTTTTTGATGTTCACACCATTAGGCGCTTTATTCTATCAGCCTTGGATGAAAGCAATCTATTCTATATTTATAATCCTTATCGCATTTGGTTTTAAGAGATGGAGTTATTTCTTTCAGGGACTATTGATGTTTTACTTTGTCACCTTTATGACTGGCGGTGGATTGTTTGCTCTTCACTTTTTTTGGCAGACTGAAATTGATTTTCTAGCTGCTGTTTCCTCTCCTGCACAAGCCGGGTTTGGGAGCGGAATCAGCTGGGTGTTTGTAGTCTTTGGATTTCCACTCGTATGGTATTTTTCTAAAGCTAGAATCGAGACGATTGAAGTGAAAAAAATTCATTACGAGCAGCTAGCAATCGTTACGATTCACCTCTTTGGCCAGTCTATTAAAACACAAGGCCTAATAGATAGTGGCAATAAGCTGCATGATCCTATAACACGTGTGCCAGTCATGATCATTGAGACAACTTGCTTAGAGGAAACGTTCGGACAAGATGTCATTTCTGCTATCTCAACTTTAGACGTATTTAATGATTCAGGTAGCAAATTATCAGATGAATGGATGAAGAGGACGAAGATTATTCCGTATAAAGTAATTGGACAGAGCAATCCATTTCTAACGGCCATTAAACCAGATAGTGTCTCGATTGAACATGATGGACAAGTGTACCATTCCAACCAAGTTTTGATTGGACTTCAAGAAGAATCACTATCACCTGATCAAGCCTATCAATGTATCATTCACCCCGCGCTTGTAAGACAACCCTCTATAAGCCCTGTCGCAAATTAA